The proteins below come from a single Nocardiopsis gilva YIM 90087 genomic window:
- a CDS encoding Clp protease N-terminal domain-containing protein codes for MDERAHKTNPVRLDELIEMIKGVRSDPLEQLSDAVVAADHLGDIADHLIGHFVDQARRSGASWTEIGRSMGVSKQAAQKRFVPKEPVGPSDLNPEEGFRRFTPRARKVVMASQNEAQAAGNTEIQPEHLVLGLLTEPEGLAARAITEQNVALDAVREAATAALPPAADEVPGLVPFDAQAKKALELTFREALRLGHNYIGTEHILLGLLEVEDGAGLLSRLGIDKAKAEEAIRALVAEAAAAIGADAPAGSAEQE; via the coding sequence TCGACGAACTGATCGAGATGATCAAGGGGGTCCGCTCCGACCCGCTGGAACAGCTCTCCGATGCGGTTGTGGCCGCGGATCACCTCGGGGACATCGCCGACCACCTCATCGGGCACTTCGTCGACCAGGCGCGGCGCTCGGGGGCGTCGTGGACGGAGATCGGGCGGAGTATGGGGGTGAGCAAGCAGGCGGCGCAGAAGCGGTTCGTGCCGAAGGAGCCTGTCGGCCCATCGGACCTCAATCCCGAGGAGGGGTTCCGCCGCTTCACTCCGCGCGCCCGGAAGGTCGTCATGGCGTCGCAGAACGAGGCCCAGGCGGCGGGCAACACCGAGATCCAGCCCGAACACCTGGTGTTGGGCCTGCTGACCGAGCCCGAAGGACTGGCGGCGCGGGCGATCACCGAGCAGAACGTGGCATTGGACGCGGTCCGGGAGGCCGCGACCGCTGCGCTGCCTCCGGCGGCCGATGAGGTGCCCGGCCTCGTCCCGTTCGATGCCCAGGCGAAGAAGGCCCTTGAGCTCACCTTCCGCGAGGCGCTGCGCCTGGGGCACAACTACATCGGCACCGAGCACATCCTGCTGGGTCTGCTGGAGGTCGAGGACGGCGCCGGCCTGCTCAGCAGACTCGGCATCGACAAGGCCAAGGCCGAGGAGGCCATCCGGGCGCTGGTGGCCGAAGCGGCAGCAGCCATCGGCGCCGACGCCCCTGCTGGCTCCGCTGAACAGGAGTGA